Proteins encoded within one genomic window of Bdellovibrio bacteriovorus:
- a CDS encoding erythromycin esterase family protein translates to MNHPSQNTSSFYGSSRILQEIEKNAIPLKENQDLQELIQNIADKKIVMLGESSHGTEEFYKWRRIISQELIQRHGFSFIAVEGDWPPSAELNRYIHGGTRAKAPEDALRSFQRWPTWMWANTEIVRLSHWLKDFNKKERQKVGFFGLDVYSLFESIDEIIKQLTSIDPDLANHIQSQYACFDPFQRDERTYARSLVQFPEGCEKQVLKALTDLLNVRLEKMTRHSEKYFDARQNARIVKNAEKYYRAMIQGDEDSWNVRDRHMIETLDILLNRHGENSKAIVWAHNTHIGDYRATPMLTEGQVNIGGLAREQWGADQVTLVGFGTYQGEVIASHAWDGPIQVMQVPPGREKSYEAYFHEASKHLRQDSFYIWLNNSEVLAETYGHRAIGVVYDPAHERFGNYVPSSLSKRYDAFIFIDKTTALTPLKQDFKKDEIPETWPRGT, encoded by the coding sequence ATGAATCACCCGTCACAAAATACCTCCTCATTTTACGGCTCTTCCCGCATTCTTCAAGAGATTGAAAAGAACGCTATTCCATTAAAAGAGAATCAGGACTTACAAGAACTCATTCAGAACATTGCCGACAAAAAAATCGTTATGCTCGGCGAATCTAGTCACGGCACGGAGGAGTTCTATAAATGGCGGAGAATTATTTCTCAGGAACTTATTCAACGCCACGGTTTTTCATTTATTGCAGTGGAAGGTGATTGGCCGCCTAGTGCGGAATTGAATCGCTACATCCATGGAGGCACTCGCGCCAAAGCGCCTGAAGACGCCCTTAGAAGTTTTCAACGATGGCCTACTTGGATGTGGGCTAACACCGAAATCGTTCGTCTTTCCCACTGGCTGAAAGACTTTAATAAAAAAGAACGACAGAAAGTCGGTTTTTTTGGTCTGGATGTGTATTCTCTGTTTGAATCTATCGATGAAATTATAAAACAGCTGACCAGCATTGATCCGGATCTTGCAAATCACATCCAATCGCAATACGCCTGTTTTGATCCTTTTCAAAGGGATGAAAGAACTTACGCAAGATCTCTTGTGCAGTTTCCTGAGGGTTGCGAAAAACAGGTTTTAAAAGCTTTGACCGATCTTCTGAACGTGCGTCTGGAAAAAATGACCCGTCATTCTGAAAAATATTTCGACGCTCGACAAAACGCACGCATTGTTAAGAATGCCGAAAAATATTATCGCGCGATGATTCAAGGGGATGAGGATTCTTGGAACGTGCGCGATCGCCACATGATAGAAACCTTGGATATTCTTTTAAATCGACACGGTGAAAACTCCAAAGCCATTGTCTGGGCACACAACACACATATTGGTGACTATCGCGCCACTCCAATGCTGACAGAGGGACAGGTGAATATCGGAGGCCTAGCACGAGAACAATGGGGCGCGGATCAAGTGACCCTTGTCGGATTCGGCACCTATCAAGGTGAAGTCATCGCTTCACATGCATGGGATGGTCCGATCCAGGTGATGCAAGTTCCGCCAGGAAGAGAAAAAAGTTATGAAGCCTATTTTCACGAAGCCTCAAAACATTTGCGCCAGGATTCGTTTTATATTTGGCTTAACAACAGCGAGGTTTTGGCCGAAACCTATGGACACAGAGCCATCGGAGTCGTGTATGACCCCGCCCATGAGCGCTTCGGCAACTACGTGCCTTCATCTCTTTCAAAACGTTATGATGCTTTCATATTCATAGATAAAACGACCGCTCTCACCCCTCTTAAACAAGACTTTAAGAAGGATGAAATTCCAGAGACGTGGCCACGGGGCACTTAG
- a CDS encoding glutathione peroxidase translates to MSTGFYAFTMKNIRGESTPLENFKGKVALVVNVASECGLTPQYEGLEKIYEKYQEKGFTILGFPANEFGAQEPGSNAEIQSFCQSKFGIKFPMFEKIVVKGEDQHPLYRFLIEKKPTATLKDGVNFEQQLKEYGIVREKKEDILWNFEKFLINREGEVIARFSPDITPEDPIIIKALEAAL, encoded by the coding sequence ATGAGTACTGGTTTTTATGCTTTCACAATGAAAAACATCCGCGGTGAAAGCACACCTTTGGAAAACTTCAAAGGCAAAGTGGCATTGGTGGTGAATGTGGCATCAGAATGCGGACTGACGCCGCAGTACGAAGGCTTGGAAAAGATTTATGAAAAGTACCAGGAAAAGGGATTTACGATTCTTGGATTTCCCGCAAATGAGTTCGGCGCGCAAGAGCCCGGCAGCAACGCTGAAATTCAAAGCTTCTGCCAAAGCAAGTTTGGTATTAAGTTTCCAATGTTTGAAAAAATCGTGGTGAAAGGCGAGGACCAGCACCCCCTTTACCGCTTCCTTATTGAAAAGAAGCCGACGGCCACTTTGAAAGACGGTGTTAACTTTGAGCAACAGCTCAAAGAGTACGGCATCGTGCGCGAAAAGAAAGAAGACATCCTTTGGAATTTCGAAAAATTCCTTATCAATCGTGAAGGCGAAGTGATTGCTCGATTCTCTCCGGATATTACTCCAGAGGATCCCATTATTATTAAGGCTCTTGAAGCCGCTCTATAG
- a CDS encoding methyl-accepting chemotaxis protein encodes MEKIPLKWRLIINIFIFTLPIVVLTVLMYRSESVNVDFSLKEYEGNELQKSYETLWQELVHLQLGTENKSSEEALQKLESQYHIRKDLLQFSDAELAKRKRENASLQALSSLIKEKKWNEAISSVKTAITHLGDTSNLILDPDLDSYYMMDISLLALPQMQDRLANIMGNLDALYVNGSDVDRRIQAALYATQLEESDLNRIIADSQTAINEDPNFYGISSSLQERIPAEVSLLSGTVKEVINKLRALSRGESVERAALFQSSMKALDQSFASWSVANAELEVLLKVRIQTLQDGRAKSLIYSGLALLVTILISIYIGNTIGQSLTSILKSITRLKQSADTSQEVSAVLQNASQSVHQKVTEQAAAIEETAASIEEINGMLKVSTESSQQAAAVATNANASAVNGQAEILAVLNSMKDIALSSKKIVETITVIDDIAFQTNLLALNASVEAARAGEQGKGFAVVADAVRSLAQKSATSAKEINTLLKENVTLVDSSQARADQAAKLLHDIVSSVQRVTVLNTEIAGATKEQAVGLIHISKLINDFEKATNENKDSMKEVSEASDEVFAQVHLLNEIITQLEMDVRGRSTSHSSLASSQELAEA; translated from the coding sequence GTGGAAAAGATTCCTTTAAAGTGGCGCTTAATAATTAATATTTTTATTTTCACACTTCCCATCGTTGTCTTAACGGTTCTGATGTACAGATCGGAAAGTGTGAACGTTGACTTCTCACTAAAAGAGTATGAAGGAAATGAGCTTCAGAAATCTTATGAGACTTTGTGGCAAGAGCTCGTGCATCTTCAATTAGGTACGGAAAATAAATCTTCCGAAGAAGCTCTGCAGAAGTTAGAAAGCCAATATCACATTCGCAAAGACCTATTGCAGTTTTCAGATGCTGAATTGGCAAAAAGGAAACGCGAGAACGCAAGCCTGCAAGCGCTCTCTTCTTTGATCAAAGAGAAGAAATGGAATGAAGCCATTTCATCGGTAAAAACAGCGATCACACACTTAGGCGATACTTCTAATTTAATTCTGGATCCGGATCTAGACAGTTACTACATGATGGACATTTCGCTTTTGGCTTTGCCGCAAATGCAAGATCGTCTTGCGAATATCATGGGAAACCTGGACGCGCTTTATGTCAACGGAAGTGATGTTGATCGTCGTATTCAGGCGGCGCTTTATGCCACTCAATTAGAAGAGTCCGATTTAAACCGCATCATTGCTGACAGCCAGACGGCGATCAACGAAGACCCGAACTTCTATGGGATTTCTTCGTCTTTGCAGGAAAGGATACCGGCTGAAGTATCTTTATTGTCCGGCACTGTGAAAGAAGTGATTAATAAATTAAGAGCGCTCTCGCGCGGTGAAAGCGTTGAAAGAGCAGCTCTATTTCAAAGCAGCATGAAGGCCCTCGATCAAAGCTTCGCATCCTGGTCCGTAGCAAATGCCGAATTGGAAGTACTTTTGAAAGTCAGAATCCAGACACTGCAAGACGGTCGGGCGAAATCTTTGATTTATTCTGGTCTAGCACTGTTAGTGACGATTCTGATTTCCATTTATATTGGAAACACGATCGGGCAAAGTCTGACGTCGATTTTAAAATCTATCACGCGATTGAAGCAATCCGCAGATACGTCCCAAGAAGTAAGTGCCGTCTTGCAAAATGCTTCTCAAAGTGTTCATCAGAAGGTGACGGAGCAAGCGGCCGCCATAGAGGAAACCGCGGCATCCATAGAAGAAATCAATGGCATGTTAAAGGTGAGCACGGAAAGTTCGCAACAAGCCGCCGCTGTCGCTACTAATGCAAACGCCTCGGCGGTGAATGGCCAGGCCGAAATTCTAGCAGTTCTGAATTCGATGAAAGATATCGCGTTGAGTTCTAAAAAAATCGTCGAAACAATCACAGTGATCGATGATATCGCGTTTCAAACTAATCTTTTGGCTTTGAATGCCTCTGTGGAAGCGGCTCGGGCAGGGGAACAAGGAAAAGGTTTTGCCGTTGTCGCCGACGCCGTTCGCAGTTTGGCGCAAAAAAGTGCTACTTCGGCGAAAGAGATCAATACTTTATTAAAAGAAAACGTCACTCTGGTCGATTCAAGTCAAGCCCGTGCTGATCAGGCCGCCAAGCTTCTTCATGATATTGTTTCGTCCGTCCAAAGGGTGACGGTTTTAAATACCGAGATCGCAGGAGCCACGAAAGAACAGGCCGTCGGTTTGATTCATATTTCCAAGCTTATTAACGATTTTGAAAAAGCTACGAATGAAAACAAGGACAGCATGAAGGAAGTGTCCGAAGCATCGGATGAGGTCTTTGCGCAAGTTCATCTTTTAAATGAAATCATCACGCAGTTGGAAATGGACGTTCGAGGTCGCTCGACTTCGCACTCAAGCTTGGCTTCGTCTCAAGAATTAGCCGAAGCCTAA